The Primulina eburnea isolate SZY01 chromosome 13, ASM2296580v1, whole genome shotgun sequence genome includes a region encoding these proteins:
- the LOC140808648 gene encoding phosphatidylinositol 4-kinase gamma 5-like yields the protein MPPKLDSPVQTQMAVAVFKSPLGSGDYHGNNGMEGKLAGRRRVFVQTETGCVLGMELDRNDNVHTVKRRLQLALNFPIEESSLTFGDMVLKNDLSSIRKDSPLLLTRNLMHRSSSTPCLSPSGKNIQPRDFSGPIEILGQSNRFAKTKQLVEEVVKAMKKGVDPIPVCGGLGGAYYFRNKRGDSVAIVKPTDEEPFAPNNPKGFVGKALGQPGLKRSVRIGETGFREVAAYLLDYDHFANVPATALVKITHSIFNINDGVNGNKHRNENLVSKIASFQQFIPHDFDASDHGTSSFPVSAVHRIGILDIRIFNTDRHAGNLLVRKLDSIGGFGQVELVPIDHGLCLPESLEDPYFEWIHWPQASIPFSDDELDYIENFDPLRDIEMLRGELPMIREACLRILFLCTIFLKEAAVYGLCLAEIGEMMSREFCSGEEEPSELEVICIKARRLIAEEMLPPKARANFEEREFQFDIDCEDGGSHTFSTKLASEDFGAGTPFHLGFGSGNGRSCLYKLEECIKEEEENEADEDEKLVSIAAQAESQSILNLSMSLKYTDLGKKNPKFPKVLGPKPDHGYLDSSSFGHRSATKQIPASVSFVKLADMSEEEWGLFLEKFQELLYPALVMRKRVTVSQKQRQRLGTSCQF from the coding sequence ATGCCTCCTAAGTTGGATAGTCCTGTTCAAACTCAAATGGCCGTGGCAGTTTTCAAGAGTCCGCTTGGAAGTGGGGATTACCATGGAAACAATGGGATGGAAGGGAAACTGGCCGGAAGGAGACGTGTTTTTGTTCAGACAGAGACAGGTTGCGTGCTGGGGATGGAATTGGACCGGAATGACAATGTCCATACTGTGAAAAGGAGGTTGCAGCTTGCCCTGAATTTTCCTATCGAGGAAAGTTCATTGACGTTTGGCGATATGGTTCTTAAGAACGACCTTAGTTCCATTCGTAAGGATTCTCCACTCTTACTGACAAGGAATTTGATGCACAGAAGCTCATCAACTCCTTGTCTGTCACCCAGTGGCAAGAACATTCAACCAAGAGATTTTAGTGGACCTATAGAGATATTGGGACAATCAAATCGGTTTGCCAAGACAAAGCAACTTGTTGAAGAAGTTGTCAAGGCAATGAAGAAAGGGGTTGATCCAATCCCTGTGTGTGGTGGGCTTGGAGGAGCATATTATTTCAGAAATAAAAGAGGTGATAGTGTGGCCATCGTGAAGCCTACAGACGAAGAGCCATTTGCTCCTAACAATCCTAAGGGCTTTGTTGGCAAAGCTCTTGGACAGCCGGGATTGAAACGATCTGTGCGGATTGGAGAAACAGGTTTCAGAGAAGTGGCTGCATATCTTCTTGACTATGATCATTTCGCAAATGTTCCTGCCACTGCACTTGTGAAGATTACTCACTCGATCTTCAACATCAACGATGGTGTCAATGGAAACAAGCATCGGAACGAGAATCTTGTCAGCAAGATTGCTTCTTTTCAACAGTTCATCCCTCATGATTTTGATGCCAGTGACCATGGAACCTCAAGTTTCCCGGTTTCTGCTGTGCACCGAATTGGTATTTTAGACATTAGGATCTTTAATACGGATAGGCATGCAGGTAATCTTTTAGTTAGGAAGCTAGATAGCATTGGCGGGTTTGGTCAGGTAGAGCTGGTTCCTATTGATCATGGCCTCTGCTTGCCTGAGAGTTTAGAAGATCCATATTTTGAGTGGATTCATTGGCCTCAGGCTTCAATCCCATTTTCAGATGATGAACTGGACtacattgaaaattttgatcctCTTCGAGATATAGAAATGCTGCGTGGTGAGCTTCCCATGATTCGAGAGGCTTGTTTGCGTATCTTGTTCCTTTGTACGATTTTCCTTAAGGAAGCTGCTGTATACGGTCTATGTCTGGCTGAGATCGGGGAAATGATGAGCAGGGAGTTTTGTAGTGGTGAGGAAGAACCTAGTGAGCTGGAGGTTATATGCATCAAGGCAAGGAGGCTTATTGCCGAGGAGATGTTACCTCCCAAAGCCAGAGCTAATTTTGAAGAGagagagtttcagtttgacatAGACTGTGAAGACGGTGGCAGCCATACTTTCTCCACAAAACTGGCCTCAGAGGACTTTGGGGCGGGAACACCATTTCATCTTGGATTTGGAAGTGGTAATGGTCGTAGTTGCCTTTATAAACTCGAGGAATGCATCAAGGaggaagaagaaaatgaagcaGACGAGGACGAAAAATTGGTTAGCATTGCAGCCCAAGCAGAAAGCCAATCTATTTTAAATCTGTCCATGTCACTGAAATATACCGATTTAGGTAAAAAGAACCCAAAATTCCCAAAAGTCTTAGGACCTAAGCCCGATCATGGCTATCTTGATAGTTCATCGTTTGGCCATAGAAGTGCGACCAAGCAGATTCCAGCAAGTGTTAGTTTTGTGAAGCTAGCAGACATGAGCGAGGAAGAATGGGGCCTGTTTTTGGAGAAGTTCCAGGAGCTTCTTTACCCTGCATTGGTCATGCGAAAACGGGTCACCGTGAGTCAGAAGCAGAGACAGAGACTTGGAACGTCTTGCCAGTTTTGA
- the LOC140808824 gene encoding transcription factor BIM2-like isoform X2 gives MKSGKGHHQEEEEDAYEDFVTRKDAPTPTNNTKDGKNSDKANAVRSKHSVTEQRRRSKINERFQILRELIPNSDQKRDTASFLLEVIQYVQFLQEKMQKYEGPFQPWNSEPTKLMPWTQVVKNGSSPGSTYPGRFDENCVVSPTSMQPSHHHPNEPDLVRDASCRSIEPKSEVPSKAMGIPMPLPASMPVSSTNDGGISQTLNMTASDAQLPEHSMAADAANHQDELTVEGGTISISSTYSQGLLNSLTQALQSTGLDLSQANISVQINLGKRSNRGSTPVLSATKDNDTSGNQPKGSFHDATYSEDFDQAKKRMKI, from the exons ATGAAATCTGGAAAGGGTCATCATCAAGAGGAGGAAGAAGATGCGTACGAAGATTTTGTCACACGGAAAGATGCCCCTACACCCACCAATAACACCAAAG ATGGGAAAAACAGCGACAAGGCGAATGCTGTAAGGTCAAAGCACTCGGTTACGGAGCAGCGCCGCAGGAGCAAGATCAATGAGAG ATTTCAGATATTGAGAGAGCTGATACCTAACAGCGATCAGAAGCGAGATACGGCCTCGTTTTTATTGGAG GTGATTCAGTATGTACAATTTCTGCAGGAAAAGATGCAGAAGTATGAAGGGCCATTCCAACCTTGGAATTCGGAGCCGACGAAGCTGATGCCATGG ACACAAGTTGTAAAGAATGGATCCAGCCCTGGTTCAACTTACCCTGGGCGGTTTGATGAAAATTGTGTGGTCAGCCCCACAAGCATGCAACCTAGTCATCACCATCCCAATGAACCTGATCTTGTAAGAGATGCCTCCTGTAGATCAATAGAACCAAAGTCTGAAGTTCCCAGCAAAGCAATGGGCATACCCATGCCTCTGCCGGCAAGTATGCCAGTTTCGAGTACAAACGATGGTGGAATCTCCCAGACGTTAAATATGACAGCTTCTGATGCACAGTTACCCGAGCATTCTATGGCTGCTGATGCTGCTAACCATCAGGATGAGCTGACAGTAGAAGGGGGAACAATCAGCATTTCAAGTACTTACTCCCAAGG GTTACTGAATTCGTTGACACAAGCACTTCAGAGCACTGGTTTGGATTTGTCTCAAGCCAACATTTCAGtacagatcaatcttggaaagCGATCAAATAGAGGATCAACTCCGGTGTTATCAGCGACTAAG GATAATGATACTTCTGGAAACCAACCAAAAGGGTCGTTTCATGATGCAACTTACAGTGAAGACTTTGATCAAGCTAAAAAAAGGATGAAGATATAA
- the LOC140808824 gene encoding transcription factor BIM2-like isoform X1, with protein sequence MKSGKGHHQEEEEDAYEDFVTRKDAPTPTNNTKDGKNSDKANAVRSKHSVTEQRRRSKINERFQILRELIPNSDQKRDTASFLLEVIQYVQFLQEKMQKYEGPFQPWNSEPTKLMPWRNSHWLSQNFVGQTQVVKNGSSPGSTYPGRFDENCVVSPTSMQPSHHHPNEPDLVRDASCRSIEPKSEVPSKAMGIPMPLPASMPVSSTNDGGISQTLNMTASDAQLPEHSMAADAANHQDELTVEGGTISISSTYSQGLLNSLTQALQSTGLDLSQANISVQINLGKRSNRGSTPVLSATKDNDTSGNQPKGSFHDATYSEDFDQAKKRMKI encoded by the exons ATGAAATCTGGAAAGGGTCATCATCAAGAGGAGGAAGAAGATGCGTACGAAGATTTTGTCACACGGAAAGATGCCCCTACACCCACCAATAACACCAAAG ATGGGAAAAACAGCGACAAGGCGAATGCTGTAAGGTCAAAGCACTCGGTTACGGAGCAGCGCCGCAGGAGCAAGATCAATGAGAG ATTTCAGATATTGAGAGAGCTGATACCTAACAGCGATCAGAAGCGAGATACGGCCTCGTTTTTATTGGAG GTGATTCAGTATGTACAATTTCTGCAGGAAAAGATGCAGAAGTATGAAGGGCCATTCCAACCTTGGAATTCGGAGCCGACGAAGCTGATGCCATGG AGAAACAGTCATTGGCTTTCTCAAAATTTTGTTGGTCAGACACAAGTTGTAAAGAATGGATCCAGCCCTGGTTCAACTTACCCTGGGCGGTTTGATGAAAATTGTGTGGTCAGCCCCACAAGCATGCAACCTAGTCATCACCATCCCAATGAACCTGATCTTGTAAGAGATGCCTCCTGTAGATCAATAGAACCAAAGTCTGAAGTTCCCAGCAAAGCAATGGGCATACCCATGCCTCTGCCGGCAAGTATGCCAGTTTCGAGTACAAACGATGGTGGAATCTCCCAGACGTTAAATATGACAGCTTCTGATGCACAGTTACCCGAGCATTCTATGGCTGCTGATGCTGCTAACCATCAGGATGAGCTGACAGTAGAAGGGGGAACAATCAGCATTTCAAGTACTTACTCCCAAGG GTTACTGAATTCGTTGACACAAGCACTTCAGAGCACTGGTTTGGATTTGTCTCAAGCCAACATTTCAGtacagatcaatcttggaaagCGATCAAATAGAGGATCAACTCCGGTGTTATCAGCGACTAAG GATAATGATACTTCTGGAAACCAACCAAAAGGGTCGTTTCATGATGCAACTTACAGTGAAGACTTTGATCAAGCTAAAAAAAGGATGAAGATATAA